The window ATTTCTATAGTTTTTATCTACTGCAATCTGATATATTTTTCTCGAAGCAGTACCATAAATGATATACCCAACCAGCTGTTCACCCTGATAAGCTCCTAAAGTGATATAGTTTTCCGGCATAGGTTCCAATACAAATACAGATCCCTGCCATGAAGGTTCAATATCCCAGAAAGAACGTAATACATCCCATTGAAAATCTTTGAGAGTTTTTACAGCTATTTCTGTATTTCCTTCTGCATGCCTGATGTTTCCTTTAAAACAAAGAAGCCTTCGTACAATTGTAAATCCTAAATTTTCATAAGCTCTGATGGCATTCTGATTTCCCTCAATAACCTCAAGAAGCAATGCATTGGCATTTCTTTCTTGCAAAACAGGAATAATAAAGTCATACATTTTTCTCACCAATCCTTTTCCCCTGCTTTCAGGAATTACTCCTGTACCTCCGTTATAAATAATCTTTTCTCCATTTTCAGTTTTTTCAGACTGAATAATAAATCCCACTAATCTTCCCTCTTCAAATGCTCCGGCTGACAAATTCATATCTAATTTCTGTTCTGCAATTTTTGAAATAAGAACTTCCTTTGTTAAAGAAAAAGGGACCACATAATCAGAAAATGAATAATTGAACACTGCTAAAAGCTCATCTGTTGTGATATTGGCTAAAGTTGTAAATTCCATTGATTATAAAATTATAAGGCCAGGAAACTGCCTTTTGTTAAGAATCCGGATATACACAAATATACAAATTTTGAAGCAACCTCCCTGAAAACGGAACTCACAAAAAAATGATACCCCTGAAAAATCAGAGGTATTCATTTAATATGTAAGGGATTAAAAAATTATTCTTTGATCAGCTTCTCATAAGATATGCTTCCATCTTTAAGCTGAATTTCAAGATAATAGCTTCCTGATTTCAGGTTCTCTATACTGATGCTTTCTCCTTCCGGTTTTGCTGACAGCACTTTTCTTCCTGTTGCTTCGTAGATATCAACAGATTTTATTTTGTCAAAGTTTTTGAAATTCACTGTTGATGCCGCCGGATTTGGGTAAAGGCTTACCTTTTTGCTATTGGCAGCAATTTCGTTGGCAGATAAAGTAGCTGCAGCCATTGTTAATGTAGCATATCCTCTCCCTACATCATGATATCCTAAAGAGGTTCCCCCACTTTTCCGGGAATAAAAAATATTGATTGTTCCCGCTGCATTAGGAATGGCAAAATCTCCTGTCCCGCCGGAAAGAGATCTTGTGGCTACTACAGTTCTTGTAGAGCCGGATATGGTATTGGATGTTTCGGTCCAGTCCTGAACGGCATCTGCTGCAGGAGTATTGGGAACTCCACTGAAAGAATAGTCTCTGTTGGCAGAAGAATTAAAAATAAAGCCATCTGCACCGGCTGCCATTCCTGTAGTTCCAAAACCGATTCCCATCATAGAGTTGCTGTCACCTGTTAGAGTCATCGTTACTCCGGTAGGAGTCGTATCTAATTTCACCGTCATGGAAGTTGCCGGTAGATTTACCGTTCCTGACGAAAACTGTGCCCATGCAAAATTTGCAAGAGCGACACTAAGTACTAGTAAAGTTTTTTTCATATCAATTTTTTAAAAGGTTAATAATTTCTTTGTTATTGGTTTGTAATGCATATTCAAAGGGAGTCATTCCCATAGCATCTTTTTTTGTTTTATCAGCTTTATATTGGAGCAGTTGTTCTACAAGGTCTTTATT of the Chryseobacterium aureum genome contains:
- a CDS encoding GNAT family N-acetyltransferase, whose translation is MEFTTLANITTDELLAVFNYSFSDYVVPFSLTKEVLISKIAEQKLDMNLSAGAFEEGRLVGFIIQSEKTENGEKIIYNGGTGVIPESRGKGLVRKMYDFIIPVLQERNANALLLEVIEGNQNAIRAYENLGFTIVRRLLCFKGNIRHAEGNTEIAVKTLKDFQWDVLRSFWDIEPSWQGSVFVLEPMPENYITLGAYQGEQLVGYIIYGTASRKIYQIAVDKNYRNQGIGTRLFSAVLEKNGRQAVILNNVDDSSEEISRFLSEKIGLNNWLSQFEMKRPI
- a CDS encoding T9SS type A sorting domain-containing protein; amino-acid sequence: MKKTLLVLSVALANFAWAQFSSGTVNLPATSMTVKLDTTPTGVTMTLTGDSNSMMGIGFGTTGMAAGADGFIFNSSANRDYSFSGVPNTPAADAVQDWTETSNTISGSTRTVVATRSLSGGTGDFAIPNAAGTINIFYSRKSGGTSLGYHDVGRGYATLTMAAATLSANEIAANSKKVSLYPNPAASTVNFKNFDKIKSVDIYEATGRKVLSAKPEGESISIENLKSGSYYLEIQLKDGSISYEKLIKE